A genomic segment from Nicotiana sylvestris chromosome 1, ASM39365v2, whole genome shotgun sequence encodes:
- the LOC138872547 gene encoding uncharacterized protein, whose product MQSSAWLHVIDAKTSYNVLLGRPWIHENKVVPSTYHQCLKYYKGGVEKTVVADAEPFTEAKSHFADVKFYLKNRIVKELKVDDGTKSKNDEPITKRADVTIGKAKTVTEEVPANVSKSHKGAITSYGKKVSPALQYVPKRKKDEGGSHNLQTKMLRELTLLVKRIEAVKLSSKPLAGFVAQNRLQNMALPTRRTDEGFDPNTYKLFAKARYNPNEPSKLGKLPSEAATRQPREGLGYKQPSPVRISIRRASSNYITVEDESAASNRPSVFDRLGKSTVRTSVFERLGPLKKGNKFQRNHRNTRTPASPEIQEISKDFQSLVPSRMRRQTKLVVSCEEVLKVKPYIVVYTKEHNENEESVGSSYHITVQGENGVSSSMEDNAELEDVSPCYHISFNDGDSQEDEDAKDAPPELEEGVKTILLKEFRDVFAWSYIEMSGLDPKVAVHHIAVRNGARPVKQAQRQLIIDATTGYEVMSFMDGSSGYNQIRMAPKDDELTAFRTPKGIYCYKRYQLRMNPLKCAFGVTSGKFLGFIVRH is encoded by the exons atgcaatcaagtgcatggctgcatgtgatcgatgcgaagacttcatacaatgttttgcttgggaggccttggatacatgagaataaagttgttccatctacctaccatcaatgtttaaaatactacAAGGGTGGAGTGGAGAAGACGGTAGTTGCTGATGctgagccattcaccgaggctaAGTCACACTTTGCCGATgtaaagttctacttgaagaaccgcattgtgaaggagctGAAAGTTGATGATGGTACGAAAAGTAAGAATGATGAACCCATAACTAAAAGAgctgatgtgactattggtaaagccAAAACTGTTACTGAGGAGGTACCCGCCAACGTGAGTAAATCTCATAAAGGGGCTATTACGTCTTATGGAAAGAAAGTAAGTCCcgcgctccaatatgtccctaaaaggaagaaagacgaggGCGGATCACATAATCTCCAAACCAAGATGCTAAGGGAGTTAACTCTTCTGgtaaaacgaattgaggcagtaaagttgtcctcaaaGCCGCTTGCAGGATTTGTAGCCCAAAATCGTTTGCAGAATATGGCACTCCCTACAAGACGAACAGATGAAGGTTTCGATCCTAACacttacaagctatttgcaaaagctaGATATAATCCCAACgagccgtcaaagttagggaagctcccatcagaagctgcaacgaggcaacctcgtgaaggtctgggatacaagcaaccgtcaccagtgcgcatctcaataagaagggcAAGTAGCAATTATATTACTGTAGAAGATGAATCTGCTGCTTCTAATaggccttctgtctttgatcggcttggaaaatcaactgtgagaacttctgtatttgagagattgggtccattaaagaaggggaataaGTTCCAGAGAAATCATCGAAATACAAGAACACCCGCTTCACCCGAAATTcaggagatctctaaggatttccaaagtttggttccttccagaatgaggcgacaaacaaaactggtggtttcatgtgaagaagtactgaaggtaaaaccatatattgtggtctacactaaggaacaTAACGAAAATGAAGAAAGtgtaggttcttcgtatcatATCACTGTACAAGGTGAGAATGGTGTTTCGTCTTCGATGGAAGATAATGcggaattggaggatgtttcgccatgttatcacatatcctttaaTGATGGGGActctcaagaagatgaagatgcgaaagatgctccacctgaacttgaagaaggagtgaagacaata ttactcaaagaattcagggatgtctttgcttggagttacatAGAGATGtctggcttggacccgaaagtagcagtccatcacatTGCAGTCAGAAATGGTgctcgccctgttaaacaagctcaaaggc agctgataatcgatgctactactggttaTGAGGTAATGTCTTTCATGGATGGTTcgtcgggctataaccaaattcgcatggcaccaaaagatgatGAGCTTACTGCATTTCGCACCCCCAAGGGTATTtactgctacaag aggtaccaacttaggatgaatccattgaaatgtgcctttggagttacttctggaaagttccttggttttatTGTCCGCCATTGA